The genomic region TAAGGATCGTTTCCAATCTTTACTGTACTTCCAGCTCTTAATTCTTGAGCAGTTTTCATAATTGAACCTCCTAATATTTTAAAATAAATTCATTTAATTTATCTATAAGATTACATTTTAATTCAATGTACTCTGAATAGCTTTGAGAAAGTTTTGAAATATTTTCAAACTCTTTAAAAAAATCATCAAATTTTTCATTTCCCAACTCCAATGAGTTACTATCTCTTAAATTATAATCTCTTAATAGCTTTGTGTGAATACCTAACTCTTTATTCAATCCTAAACTTTTTAAGGTTTCATCATATCTTTTTATAAAACCATCAATCTTATCCATATGAGCCATTTCCTCTTGTAAATATATATGCCATACAAAGGGTTTTCCCGTTAGTAAAGCTCTTACAAACGAATCCTCTCCTCTAACAAAATTATAATCTGCTAAATTTATCAATTCTTCATATTCCTCTTGTTCTAAAAATGGCATAAATTTAATTAGAATATTTTTATATTTATAAATTCCTTCACTTGAATAAGTGAAATTTAAATTTTCAATTATCTTATTTATACTCATTTGAGATTTTTCACCAAGTATTAACAAGCAATTTTCCTTACCATTTTCTAATAAGACATCTATTAATGGTAAAAAGTTTTTTTCATAACTAAATATCGTTCCTAAAAAGTAACTTTCATCTATTTCAGGTATATATTTCTCTAAATAAAACTTTTTATTTTCTAAAACACTTTTTTTTCTATTTAAAAATAACTTATCTACTATTACTCCACCACTTTTTTCTGTAAACCCTGGCATAAAGAAAAATTTCTTTAATTTTTCAGCTCCAAGAGGTGACTCCATAAGGTGTATCCCTTCTATCCAATCTTCCCCAGACAAATACTCCAGATTTATTAATAGTGATGATTCTAGTTTAGCTTTTTCTAAATACGTCTCTAAAATGTTACATCCAAAGGCCTCTATTATAACATTTGCAGGAGAAAATGTACATATATTTTTAGCTAAATATTCGTTTGTCATATAAATAATTCCATCTATCTCTTGATAGTCTGTATCTTTTGCTTTTTTATTCATATTTACAAATTCATTTACTCTATTTAAAATAACTCTTATTTTAACATTATCATTATAAAAAGTTTTTAACTCTTTTGCAAGTCTATATACTACTCCAATGTCTCCAAAATTATCGATAATTTCACAAAATATATCTAAACTTTTTATAATCATTACTTCACCATTTTTCCTGTTCTTTTATAATACTCTTTTTTAGCAAACTCTACCCAATTAGGTCTTGCTATCATTCCTCTACCTATTGCTACAAGATCTAACATTTCACTTTCTATCAACATACTTGCCTGTTCTTCACTTTTAATATTTCTTACACCTATTACAGGAATATTAACATGCTTTTTTATTTCAACTCCTAAATAAACCACCCAATCAAATGGAAAATTTTTAGGAATATCTATTTTTACTTCTTGTTTTTTTTCTGGATTTGGAACACCTGAGGATACGTGTATTAGATCAATTCCTATAGCTTCTAAATATTTTGCTATTGCTATTCCATCTTCTAATTCAGGCTCATTTCCACCCATTCTATAACCCAATATAAAGTTATCATCAAATAAATTCTTTGTTCTTTCAACTAAAGTTTTTGTAAAATACATTCTTTTTTCAAAAGATCCTCCATATTTATCATCTCTAATATTCCACAATCTAGAGTTTAATTGAGATATCAAGTATGTATGAGCTCCGTGTATTTCAACTCCATCGAACCCAGCTTTTTTGGCTCTTTTAAACGCTTCTACGAATTGGTCTAAAATTTTATCTAAAACTTCTTCTGGAACTCTTGCCACTTCATCTTTAAATCCTGCGTGATGAATTTGAATTAGCATTGGAACATCATATTTTTTACCAATATCTGCCACTTTTGACAATCCTTCAATAAAAGAATCATCCCATATTCCTATCTGATTATCCCTTAATTTTCCATCTTCTGCTACACAACTAGCTTCAACAATAATTAATCCTGTTCCACCTTCTGCTACATCTTTATACCACTCTAAAAGCTCCTCAGTTACATATCCATCTTTTCCTACCATTGAAAATCTAACTAGTGGTGGTAAAACAACTCTATTTTTTAACCTCTTATTTTTTATATCCAAAGGAGTAAATAAATTCACTCTTTTTCCTCTCTTTCTTATACAAATTTTATAGAATATTCTAACATAATTTAAAAAAAAAGAAAATATATTATATTTCCTATTCTTAAAATTCATGATATAATATTTAAGATATGTGTTCAAAATTTAAATTTATATTATAAATATTTAGGAGGAAGTTTTTAAATGATAGCAACTAGTAATCTAAGTATGAGATTTTCTGGTAGAAAGCTTTTCGAGGATGTAAACGTTAAATTTACTCCTGGAAACTGTTATGGACTTATTGGAGCTAACGGTGCTGGAAAATCAACATTTGTAAAAATACTTTCAGGGGATTTAGATCCTACTGAGGGAGAAGTAATCTTTGATAAAAATAAAAGAATGGCTGTTCTTAAACAGGATCACTTTGCTCACGAAGATGAGTCAGTTATAAACGTTGTTTTAATGGGACATACAAAACTTTGGAAAATAATCGAAGAGAGAAATGAAATTTATGCTAAAAGTGAATTCTCTGATGAAGATGGTATGAGAGCTGCTGAACTTGAAGGAGAGTTTGCTGAATTAAATGGATGGGAAGCTGAAACGGAAGCTGAGATGCTTTTAACAGGTCTTGGAATAACAGCTGACCTACATTATAAATTAATGAGAGAATTAAGCGAACCTGATAAAGTTAAAGTTTTACTAGCTCAAGCTTTATTTGGAAATCCTGATGTTCTATTACTTGACGAGCCTACAAACGGACTTGATATTCAAGCTATAGCTTGGCTTGAGGAGTTCTTAATGAATTTAGAAGATACTACTGTTATTGTTGTATCTCACGATAGACACTTCTTAAACAAAGTTTGTACTCACATAGCTGATATCGACTATGGAAAAGTTAAGATGTATGTTGGAAACTACGACTTCTGGTACGAGTCTAACCAATTAATGCAAACATTAATAAATAACAAGAATAAAAAATTAGATCAAAAAAGACAAGAACTTCAAGAGTTCATTGCTAGATTCAGTGCTAACGCATCTAAATCAAAACAAGCAACTTCTAGAAAGAAACAACTTGAGAAATTACAACTTGAGGATATGCAAATCTCTAATAGAAAATATCCATTTGTTGAATTCAAACCTGAAAGAGACGCTGGAAACAATCTTCTTAAAGTTGAAAACCTTACAAAAGTTATCGATGGAGTTAAGATTTTAGATAACGTATCATTTACAATAAATACAAATGATAAAGTTGTATTTATTTCTCAAAATGATATTGTTAAAACGACTTTATTCTCTATATTATCTGGTGAAATGGAAGCAGATAGCGGAACTTATACATGGGGAGTTACAACTACTCAAGCATATATGCCTAAAGATAACTCTGCATTCTTTGAGAACTGTGATTTAGATTTAATTGATTGGTTAAGACAATATTCTCCTGATCAGCACGATGCTTTTGTTAGAGGATTCCTAGGAAGAATGTTATTCTCTGGAGAAGAAGCTACTAAAAAGGCTAAAGTTCTTTCTGGAGGAGAAAAAGTTAGATGTATGTTATCAAGAATGATGCTTACTAATGCAAATGTTTTAATCTTTGATAACCCTACTGACCACTTAGACCTTGAGTCAATCACATCTCTTAACAAAGCTTTAACTAATTTTAAAGGAACTATATTATTTGGAGCTCACGACCATGAGTTTATCCAAACTGTAGCTAACAGAATAATTGAAATAACTCCAAGTGGAATTGTTGATAAGTTAATGGAATATGACGATTATATTGCTGACGAAGAGTTACAAGCTAAAATTAAAGATATGTACAATGTATAATTAAATAAATATAAAAAGCAGAGGTCTTCCTCTGCTTTTATTTCAATTAAGGGGGTTTTTATGTTAGAACTTTTTCTTACTTTTTTTAAGATTGGAATGTTTACCTTCGGAGGTGGATACGCCATGATTCCACTTATAGAGAGAGAAATGATTTATGGAAAAAAATGGATTGATAAGGATGAGCTTCTTGAAATAATCTCTATTTCACAAATGACACCTGGTCCTATTGCTATTAATGCTGCTACTTTTATTGGAAAAAAACGTATGGGTGTTTTAGGTTCTATTGCTGCTACTTTAGGAGTTGTTGGACCTTCTCTTTTAGTTATTATTATAATTTCTGCATTTTTTGCCAAAAGTTTTCTAAATCCTGTAATGCAAAAATTATTTATTGGTCTAAGAGCAGGAATTGCTGCACTTATTTTATCTTCTGTTATTAAACTTTCTAAAAATACTTTAGTTGATAAATTAAGTTATTCTATATTTTTTATATCTCTATTAAGTTTAGTTCTGTTTAATGTATCACCTATATTCTTAATTCTATTCTTTGGAATTGGTTGTATTATATTTTTCACTATTAAGGGGGACAGATGATATACTTTACGCTTTTTTATGAATTTTTTAAAATAGGACTTTTCTCTTTTGGTGGTGGGTTGGCAATGCTTCCTCTTATGCAAGATGTAGTTTTTAGACAAAATTGGTTAACAGAACAACAATTTTTAGATATCATTGCAATCTCTCAAGTTACACCTGGTCCTATTGCTATTAATACAGCAACTTTTGTTGGACATCAGGTTGCTGGAATTCCTGGAGCTTTCATAGCTACCTTCAGTTCTGCCTTACCCTCTTTTATAG from Cetobacterium somerae ATCC BAA-474 harbors:
- a CDS encoding chromate transporter, which produces MLELFLTFFKIGMFTFGGGYAMIPLIEREMIYGKKWIDKDELLEIISISQMTPGPIAINAATFIGKKRMGVLGSIAATLGVVGPSLLVIIIISAFFAKSFLNPVMQKLFIGLRAGIAALILSSVIKLSKNTLVDKLSYSIFFISLLSLVLFNVSPIFLILFFGIGCIIFFTIKGDR
- a CDS encoding NADH:flavin oxidoreductase yields the protein MNLFTPLDIKNKRLKNRVVLPPLVRFSMVGKDGYVTEELLEWYKDVAEGGTGLIIVEASCVAEDGKLRDNQIGIWDDSFIEGLSKVADIGKKYDVPMLIQIHHAGFKDEVARVPEEVLDKILDQFVEAFKRAKKAGFDGVEIHGAHTYLISQLNSRLWNIRDDKYGGSFEKRMYFTKTLVERTKNLFDDNFILGYRMGGNEPELEDGIAIAKYLEAIGIDLIHVSSGVPNPEKKQEVKIDIPKNFPFDWVVYLGVEIKKHVNIPVIGVRNIKSEEQASMLIESEMLDLVAIGRGMIARPNWVEFAKKEYYKRTGKMVK
- the earP gene encoding elongation factor P maturation arginine rhamnosyltransferase EarP, with amino-acid sequence MIIKSLDIFCEIIDNFGDIGVVYRLAKELKTFYNDNVKIRVILNRVNEFVNMNKKAKDTDYQEIDGIIYMTNEYLAKNICTFSPANVIIEAFGCNILETYLEKAKLESSLLINLEYLSGEDWIEGIHLMESPLGAEKLKKFFFMPGFTEKSGGVIVDKLFLNRKKSVLENKKFYLEKYIPEIDESYFLGTIFSYEKNFLPLIDVLLENGKENCLLILGEKSQMSINKIIENLNFTYSSEGIYKYKNILIKFMPFLEQEEYEELINLADYNFVRGEDSFVRALLTGKPFVWHIYLQEEMAHMDKIDGFIKRYDETLKSLGLNKELGIHTKLLRDYNLRDSNSLELGNEKFDDFFKEFENISKLSQSYSEYIELKCNLIDKLNEFILKY
- a CDS encoding ABC-F family ATP-binding cassette domain-containing protein translates to MIATSNLSMRFSGRKLFEDVNVKFTPGNCYGLIGANGAGKSTFVKILSGDLDPTEGEVIFDKNKRMAVLKQDHFAHEDESVINVVLMGHTKLWKIIEERNEIYAKSEFSDEDGMRAAELEGEFAELNGWEAETEAEMLLTGLGITADLHYKLMRELSEPDKVKVLLAQALFGNPDVLLLDEPTNGLDIQAIAWLEEFLMNLEDTTVIVVSHDRHFLNKVCTHIADIDYGKVKMYVGNYDFWYESNQLMQTLINNKNKKLDQKRQELQEFIARFSANASKSKQATSRKKQLEKLQLEDMQISNRKYPFVEFKPERDAGNNLLKVENLTKVIDGVKILDNVSFTINTNDKVVFISQNDIVKTTLFSILSGEMEADSGTYTWGVTTTQAYMPKDNSAFFENCDLDLIDWLRQYSPDQHDAFVRGFLGRMLFSGEEATKKAKVLSGGEKVRCMLSRMMLTNANVLIFDNPTDHLDLESITSLNKALTNFKGTILFGAHDHEFIQTVANRIIEITPSGIVDKLMEYDDYIADEELQAKIKDMYNV